The Onthophagus taurus isolate NC chromosome 2, IU_Otau_3.0, whole genome shotgun sequence genome includes a window with the following:
- the LOC111420810 gene encoding cerebellar degeneration-related protein 2-like isoform X1 — protein sequence MAESSGLSTLVDSWGDYGIELECLQGSEDLHLAAELGKTLLERNKELENSLKHQQNIIEDQSQEIEYLTKQTVALREVNDSRLRIYEQLEVNIQDLERANHRLAVENASDRKHIKSLTSNIETLETKCEQLQSNIDELTLQLEVERRKSQRTQHFIQRQTSYTGFTTTTNKRNELIEDATKGNESDSENTRIKNEERVIGKSDKCQETQTTPKKEENNEEGKELEQISQLMSQLREKETQCARDQRKITEVEEQLEIMQEQNKILERQLSQYHIKDEEIKSVQDELSSLEEVRMGQLCSKCLGNMNGDDNMSLSACDDDDSSMFEALNERSQFRTSYSIDVQDYNKSSTPTSQANSTLYLDLVQKYQALLEVHRIPKKQPNLSLQEELQMSGEFQNHQNTKDTDEESGNCDCMKRSSSQKQRKTPFSRTTPTDFSEAETSSSGFCDETFTKATQTDEMRLKPGSFLCTIGDGNDCIRIYDDTTSPIESRFRNRPEYRELFKEIFGVLNKASKNKRDDEGFLILDDDNEEKVLKVPPVTPNVEQLPDFPDNLTDDTQSIFSSSSQQEEVTLIENNPKSEENQVDSKPQSQTQQNEPQERVLTPLIRPPLESITVQVNVRKRSSSRKKKPYAERSDSPVTHIVGSPKVTFSNKSNGRRRRMLENKDVWKGNTAIFYNRSMQSPSPNPDRNNGGTYKYEHAFEFKPSPASQELHKLKTLERTYADVLRKKDNNGLWRRPN from the exons atGGCTGAGTCATCCGGTTTAAGTACTTTGGTGGACAGTTGGGGGGACTATGGTATCGAGTTGGAATGTTTGCAAGGTAGTGAAG atTTACATTTAGCGGCTGAATTAGGAAAAACTTTATTAGAACGCAATAAAGAACTTGAAAATTCGTTGAAGCACCAACAAAACATTATCGAAGATCAATCCCAAGAAATTGAG taCTTAACCAAACAAACCGTAGCATTAAGAGAAGTAAATGATTCCCGTTTAAGAATTTACGAACAGTTAGAAGTAAATATTCAAGATTTAGAGCGAGCTAATCACCGCTTGGCTGTCGAAAACGCTTCCGATCGAAAGCACATTAAAAGtttaacttcaaatattgaaacattagAGACAAAATGCGAACAATTACAAAGCAACATCGACGAGTTAACGCTCCAATTGGAAGTGGAGAGGCGAAAATCTCAACGAACTCAACATTTTATTCAACGTCAAACGTCTTACACTGGATTTACCACGACCactaataaaagaaatgaattaattgaagATGCCACGAAAGGAAATGAATCAGATTCAGAAAATAcacgaataaaaaat GAAGAACGTGTTATTGGAAAATCTGATAAATGTCAAGAAACTCAAACAACGCCAAAAAAAGAGGAGAACAACGAAGAGGGTAAAGAATTGGAACAAATTTCCCAGTTAATGTCTCAATTGAGGGAAAAGGAAACGCAATGTGCTCGGgatcaaagaaaaataacgGAAGTTGAGGAGCAATTGGAGATTATGCAGGAACAGAATAAGATTTTAGAGAGGCAATTGAGTCAGTACCACATCAAAGACGAAGAAATTAAGAGTGTTCAAGACGAATTGAGTTCTTTGGAGGAAGTTAG AATGGGACAactttgtagtaaatgtttagGGAACATGAACGGTGACGACAACATGTCATTGAGTGCTTGCGACGATGACGATTCCAGCATGTTCGAAGCATTAAATGAGCGTTCACAATTCCGGACATCTTATTCAATAGACGTCCAG GACTACAACAAATCCTCAACACCAACGAGTCAAGCAAACAGCACATTATACTTAGATTTAGTTCAAAAATACCAAGCTTTATTAGAAGTTCATCGTATCCCGAAGAAACAACCTAACCTATCGTTACAAGAAGAACTCCAAATGTCGGGGGAATTCCAAAATCACCAAAACACGAAAGATACCGATGAAGAAAGTGGAAATTGCGATTGTATGAAACGATCGTCATCACAAAAACAGCGAAAAACACCGTTTTCACGAACAACCCCAACAGATTTTTCAGAAGCCGAAACAAGTTCTTCGGGATTTTGCGATGAAACATTTACAAAAGCAACTCAAACGGACGAAATGAGACTAAAACCTGGATCATTTTTATGTACAATAGGCGATGGAAATGATTGCATTCGTATTTATGACGATACAACATCTCCAATTGAAAGCCGTTTTAGAAATCGACCTGAATATAGGGAGTTattcaaagaaatttttggCGTTTTAAATAAAGCATCGAAAAATAAAAGGGATGatgaaggatttttaattttagatgatGATAACGAAGagaaagttttaaaagttcCACCAGTTACACCAAACGTGGAACAACTTCCTGATTTCCCCGATAATTTAACTGATGATACTCAAAGCATCTTTTCATCTTCCAGCCAACAAGAAGAAGTTACTTTAATTGAAAACAACCCGAAATCGGAAGAAAACCAAGTTGACTCAAAACCACAATCGCAAACACAACAAAATGAACCTCAAGAAAGAGTTTTAACACCTTTAATAAGACCACCGTTGGAATCTATAACAGTTCAAGTTAATGTAAGAAAAAGATCTTCCTCTAGAAAGAAGAAACCGTACGCGGAACGTTCTGATTCTCCAGTAACTCATATCGTTGGGTCTCCAAAAGTGACTTTTTCGAATAAATCAAATGGAAGGCGTCGAAGGATGCTGGAAAATAAAGATGTTTGGAAAGGAAATACagcaattttttataacagaaGTATGCAATCTCCGAGTCCAAATCCTGATAGAAACAACGGTGGAACTTACAAATATGAACACGCTTTTGAATTTAAACCAAGTCCTGCATCACAAGAActacataaattaaaaacattggaAAGAACATACGCTGATGTTTTAAGGAAAAAGGATAATAACGGACTTTGGAGACGACCCAATTAA
- the LOC111420810 gene encoding cerebellar degeneration-related protein 2-like isoform X2 codes for MASFDELELDWSTLCDNSSRNEWTLTDLHLAAELGKTLLERNKELENSLKHQQNIIEDQSQEIEYLTKQTVALREVNDSRLRIYEQLEVNIQDLERANHRLAVENASDRKHIKSLTSNIETLETKCEQLQSNIDELTLQLEVERRKSQRTQHFIQRQTSYTGFTTTTNKRNELIEDATKGNESDSENTRIKNEERVIGKSDKCQETQTTPKKEENNEEGKELEQISQLMSQLREKETQCARDQRKITEVEEQLEIMQEQNKILERQLSQYHIKDEEIKSVQDELSSLEEVRMGQLCSKCLGNMNGDDNMSLSACDDDDSSMFEALNERSQFRTSYSIDVQDYNKSSTPTSQANSTLYLDLVQKYQALLEVHRIPKKQPNLSLQEELQMSGEFQNHQNTKDTDEESGNCDCMKRSSSQKQRKTPFSRTTPTDFSEAETSSSGFCDETFTKATQTDEMRLKPGSFLCTIGDGNDCIRIYDDTTSPIESRFRNRPEYRELFKEIFGVLNKASKNKRDDEGFLILDDDNEEKVLKVPPVTPNVEQLPDFPDNLTDDTQSIFSSSSQQEEVTLIENNPKSEENQVDSKPQSQTQQNEPQERVLTPLIRPPLESITVQVNVRKRSSSRKKKPYAERSDSPVTHIVGSPKVTFSNKSNGRRRRMLENKDVWKGNTAIFYNRSMQSPSPNPDRNNGGTYKYEHAFEFKPSPASQELHKLKTLERTYADVLRKKDNNGLWRRPN; via the exons atTTACATTTAGCGGCTGAATTAGGAAAAACTTTATTAGAACGCAATAAAGAACTTGAAAATTCGTTGAAGCACCAACAAAACATTATCGAAGATCAATCCCAAGAAATTGAG taCTTAACCAAACAAACCGTAGCATTAAGAGAAGTAAATGATTCCCGTTTAAGAATTTACGAACAGTTAGAAGTAAATATTCAAGATTTAGAGCGAGCTAATCACCGCTTGGCTGTCGAAAACGCTTCCGATCGAAAGCACATTAAAAGtttaacttcaaatattgaaacattagAGACAAAATGCGAACAATTACAAAGCAACATCGACGAGTTAACGCTCCAATTGGAAGTGGAGAGGCGAAAATCTCAACGAACTCAACATTTTATTCAACGTCAAACGTCTTACACTGGATTTACCACGACCactaataaaagaaatgaattaattgaagATGCCACGAAAGGAAATGAATCAGATTCAGAAAATAcacgaataaaaaat GAAGAACGTGTTATTGGAAAATCTGATAAATGTCAAGAAACTCAAACAACGCCAAAAAAAGAGGAGAACAACGAAGAGGGTAAAGAATTGGAACAAATTTCCCAGTTAATGTCTCAATTGAGGGAAAAGGAAACGCAATGTGCTCGGgatcaaagaaaaataacgGAAGTTGAGGAGCAATTGGAGATTATGCAGGAACAGAATAAGATTTTAGAGAGGCAATTGAGTCAGTACCACATCAAAGACGAAGAAATTAAGAGTGTTCAAGACGAATTGAGTTCTTTGGAGGAAGTTAG AATGGGACAactttgtagtaaatgtttagGGAACATGAACGGTGACGACAACATGTCATTGAGTGCTTGCGACGATGACGATTCCAGCATGTTCGAAGCATTAAATGAGCGTTCACAATTCCGGACATCTTATTCAATAGACGTCCAG GACTACAACAAATCCTCAACACCAACGAGTCAAGCAAACAGCACATTATACTTAGATTTAGTTCAAAAATACCAAGCTTTATTAGAAGTTCATCGTATCCCGAAGAAACAACCTAACCTATCGTTACAAGAAGAACTCCAAATGTCGGGGGAATTCCAAAATCACCAAAACACGAAAGATACCGATGAAGAAAGTGGAAATTGCGATTGTATGAAACGATCGTCATCACAAAAACAGCGAAAAACACCGTTTTCACGAACAACCCCAACAGATTTTTCAGAAGCCGAAACAAGTTCTTCGGGATTTTGCGATGAAACATTTACAAAAGCAACTCAAACGGACGAAATGAGACTAAAACCTGGATCATTTTTATGTACAATAGGCGATGGAAATGATTGCATTCGTATTTATGACGATACAACATCTCCAATTGAAAGCCGTTTTAGAAATCGACCTGAATATAGGGAGTTattcaaagaaatttttggCGTTTTAAATAAAGCATCGAAAAATAAAAGGGATGatgaaggatttttaattttagatgatGATAACGAAGagaaagttttaaaagttcCACCAGTTACACCAAACGTGGAACAACTTCCTGATTTCCCCGATAATTTAACTGATGATACTCAAAGCATCTTTTCATCTTCCAGCCAACAAGAAGAAGTTACTTTAATTGAAAACAACCCGAAATCGGAAGAAAACCAAGTTGACTCAAAACCACAATCGCAAACACAACAAAATGAACCTCAAGAAAGAGTTTTAACACCTTTAATAAGACCACCGTTGGAATCTATAACAGTTCAAGTTAATGTAAGAAAAAGATCTTCCTCTAGAAAGAAGAAACCGTACGCGGAACGTTCTGATTCTCCAGTAACTCATATCGTTGGGTCTCCAAAAGTGACTTTTTCGAATAAATCAAATGGAAGGCGTCGAAGGATGCTGGAAAATAAAGATGTTTGGAAAGGAAATACagcaattttttataacagaaGTATGCAATCTCCGAGTCCAAATCCTGATAGAAACAACGGTGGAACTTACAAATATGAACACGCTTTTGAATTTAAACCAAGTCCTGCATCACAAGAActacataaattaaaaacattggaAAGAACATACGCTGATGTTTTAAGGAAAAAGGATAATAACGGACTTTGGAGACGACCCAATTAA
- the LOC111420810 gene encoding cerebellar degeneration-related protein 2-like isoform X3 yields the protein MSVLNGCDDFIDDDYNVLDDLHLAAELGKTLLERNKELENSLKHQQNIIEDQSQEIEYLTKQTVALREVNDSRLRIYEQLEVNIQDLERANHRLAVENASDRKHIKSLTSNIETLETKCEQLQSNIDELTLQLEVERRKSQRTQHFIQRQTSYTGFTTTTNKRNELIEDATKGNESDSENTRIKNEERVIGKSDKCQETQTTPKKEENNEEGKELEQISQLMSQLREKETQCARDQRKITEVEEQLEIMQEQNKILERQLSQYHIKDEEIKSVQDELSSLEEVRMGQLCSKCLGNMNGDDNMSLSACDDDDSSMFEALNERSQFRTSYSIDVQDYNKSSTPTSQANSTLYLDLVQKYQALLEVHRIPKKQPNLSLQEELQMSGEFQNHQNTKDTDEESGNCDCMKRSSSQKQRKTPFSRTTPTDFSEAETSSSGFCDETFTKATQTDEMRLKPGSFLCTIGDGNDCIRIYDDTTSPIESRFRNRPEYRELFKEIFGVLNKASKNKRDDEGFLILDDDNEEKVLKVPPVTPNVEQLPDFPDNLTDDTQSIFSSSSQQEEVTLIENNPKSEENQVDSKPQSQTQQNEPQERVLTPLIRPPLESITVQVNVRKRSSSRKKKPYAERSDSPVTHIVGSPKVTFSNKSNGRRRRMLENKDVWKGNTAIFYNRSMQSPSPNPDRNNGGTYKYEHAFEFKPSPASQELHKLKTLERTYADVLRKKDNNGLWRRPN from the exons atTTACATTTAGCGGCTGAATTAGGAAAAACTTTATTAGAACGCAATAAAGAACTTGAAAATTCGTTGAAGCACCAACAAAACATTATCGAAGATCAATCCCAAGAAATTGAG taCTTAACCAAACAAACCGTAGCATTAAGAGAAGTAAATGATTCCCGTTTAAGAATTTACGAACAGTTAGAAGTAAATATTCAAGATTTAGAGCGAGCTAATCACCGCTTGGCTGTCGAAAACGCTTCCGATCGAAAGCACATTAAAAGtttaacttcaaatattgaaacattagAGACAAAATGCGAACAATTACAAAGCAACATCGACGAGTTAACGCTCCAATTGGAAGTGGAGAGGCGAAAATCTCAACGAACTCAACATTTTATTCAACGTCAAACGTCTTACACTGGATTTACCACGACCactaataaaagaaatgaattaattgaagATGCCACGAAAGGAAATGAATCAGATTCAGAAAATAcacgaataaaaaat GAAGAACGTGTTATTGGAAAATCTGATAAATGTCAAGAAACTCAAACAACGCCAAAAAAAGAGGAGAACAACGAAGAGGGTAAAGAATTGGAACAAATTTCCCAGTTAATGTCTCAATTGAGGGAAAAGGAAACGCAATGTGCTCGGgatcaaagaaaaataacgGAAGTTGAGGAGCAATTGGAGATTATGCAGGAACAGAATAAGATTTTAGAGAGGCAATTGAGTCAGTACCACATCAAAGACGAAGAAATTAAGAGTGTTCAAGACGAATTGAGTTCTTTGGAGGAAGTTAG AATGGGACAactttgtagtaaatgtttagGGAACATGAACGGTGACGACAACATGTCATTGAGTGCTTGCGACGATGACGATTCCAGCATGTTCGAAGCATTAAATGAGCGTTCACAATTCCGGACATCTTATTCAATAGACGTCCAG GACTACAACAAATCCTCAACACCAACGAGTCAAGCAAACAGCACATTATACTTAGATTTAGTTCAAAAATACCAAGCTTTATTAGAAGTTCATCGTATCCCGAAGAAACAACCTAACCTATCGTTACAAGAAGAACTCCAAATGTCGGGGGAATTCCAAAATCACCAAAACACGAAAGATACCGATGAAGAAAGTGGAAATTGCGATTGTATGAAACGATCGTCATCACAAAAACAGCGAAAAACACCGTTTTCACGAACAACCCCAACAGATTTTTCAGAAGCCGAAACAAGTTCTTCGGGATTTTGCGATGAAACATTTACAAAAGCAACTCAAACGGACGAAATGAGACTAAAACCTGGATCATTTTTATGTACAATAGGCGATGGAAATGATTGCATTCGTATTTATGACGATACAACATCTCCAATTGAAAGCCGTTTTAGAAATCGACCTGAATATAGGGAGTTattcaaagaaatttttggCGTTTTAAATAAAGCATCGAAAAATAAAAGGGATGatgaaggatttttaattttagatgatGATAACGAAGagaaagttttaaaagttcCACCAGTTACACCAAACGTGGAACAACTTCCTGATTTCCCCGATAATTTAACTGATGATACTCAAAGCATCTTTTCATCTTCCAGCCAACAAGAAGAAGTTACTTTAATTGAAAACAACCCGAAATCGGAAGAAAACCAAGTTGACTCAAAACCACAATCGCAAACACAACAAAATGAACCTCAAGAAAGAGTTTTAACACCTTTAATAAGACCACCGTTGGAATCTATAACAGTTCAAGTTAATGTAAGAAAAAGATCTTCCTCTAGAAAGAAGAAACCGTACGCGGAACGTTCTGATTCTCCAGTAACTCATATCGTTGGGTCTCCAAAAGTGACTTTTTCGAATAAATCAAATGGAAGGCGTCGAAGGATGCTGGAAAATAAAGATGTTTGGAAAGGAAATACagcaattttttataacagaaGTATGCAATCTCCGAGTCCAAATCCTGATAGAAACAACGGTGGAACTTACAAATATGAACACGCTTTTGAATTTAAACCAAGTCCTGCATCACAAGAActacataaattaaaaacattggaAAGAACATACGCTGATGTTTTAAGGAAAAAGGATAATAACGGACTTTGGAGACGACCCAATTAA